GCCCTGGAAGACATAGGCCCACTCTGCAGGTGTCTAATTTGAGCACGCCAGGCCTGACAAGTAGGGGCTACTGTAGCATGGCGAGGTGAAACAAATCACTGACAATGTTGCCACCTTATACCATGGGATCACCAGTGCCAGTGCGACgttccctgtggaatccccagcggAGATTgacgactttgcacagccaggacacaagcCTGcattcccctgactgtatgactcattcAGCAAACCACGTCGATGTGtttttaccaggtgagtcactCGGAAACCTGCCCAAAATACTAAACCTAAACActgtaagttatttatttaaagctttgtaatatctttttttttgttgttgtttaaataactCAGGCGTGTGGACAAGTAGTTCccacataaaacaaagcaaatatcAACATTAACAGCTGAACCCTAATATACAGCATGCAGTGCCAAATTTGTTAGTGTCAAATTTTCACTAAATATTGATGGACAAGAAACTCACTAAATGTTTAACAAatcttatattttaataatatccTTTAAAATTAAtactatttttaaatgaaaatacgtTTTATTTCAGATTCCATATACCAGCTTTTATACAATCTCACTTATCTCgctattgtacagtattgtaatatAGTACAAGGATACATGGATTTAAATTTTTACACTTCATAATAACTGATTTTTTCTAACATTTTAATCTTTAAGGTCAAACACATTCTCCAGTAAATTTACCACTCATGCATGAATTAGGCACTTCCAGAATCACtttgaagtgatttttttctCTCTGGTTGTATTTCCAATTTCAACTGCTATTGTAAGCTTACAATTTACTGCTGATGGGGTGAGGTAGTTCAACCACAATCTTCCCAATGTTTTTACCCAAGTACAAGTAATCTACAGCACGGAACACAGATTCTAAACCAAAAAATTTGCCCTCTGGAGTCATCTCACCCAGATCCACCTCACATACTAGTTCACCTTTCTCAAACATCTCCAGCATGTGCTTCATCGCCACCTTGTATTCAGAGAGGTAGTGAGGCAGAAAGAACCCAAGGATGCCAGCAGACTTCTGGAGCAACTTTGCAGGCAAACTCCCAGTCTTTACAGGCTTGAGTCCAGTGGCCGTCTGGTAGCCTGAAATGAACCCAATAACAATTAGCCGGCCTTTGGTGGCCATGCGGTTGACGGCGAGGTCAAACATTTCCCCACCGACGGACTCGTAGACCACATCCAAGCCTTTTGGGTACTCCCTCCTGAGGACTTCCCGGATGTCCTCAGTTTTGTAGTTAATGGGGCGGTCGCAGCCTATAGATTTCAGGAAGCCAGCCTTTTCATCAGAGGAGCAGGTTCCGATTACATGACACTTAGCTCTCTTGGCAAACTGCACAGCAAACTGCCCTGTGCCTCCAGCTGCTGCTGTCACGAAAACCTTCTCCCCTTCAGACAGCGCGCCAAGCTTTTTCAGGCTGATGTAAGCTGTGGCTCCGCTCAACATCAAGGTGAGGAATTCAGGTTTTGCCGAGGGCACAGGTACCGCCTTTTTGGCAGGCACAACTGTGTATTCAGCAAAAGCACCATCTCCCATGTAGGCCACGACTTCACCCACTGTGTGGCTGGCGCTGGCACTGAGTCCCAGTGCCACTACCTCACCAATTCCTTCAAAACCAGCATCGAATGGAGGCTTAACTGAAGGGTCGTAACGGCCAGCTGAATAATTGATGTCAGACGCATTGATGCcaacaaatctaaaataaaacaacaaaagaaaagaaaaaacatgaaaaagaaattgTGAGATGCATTTGTACTGGCAGGCCACACTTAAAGTATaataacacaaatgtaaaaagaaactgaagcaaATACAGTAGTGTGTAAACTTGACATGCATATAAATTTAAAATCTTGTGATAGTGTTCTTATTCTATATAAGCAAAATAATAAGCCATTTAGATtcgtatatattaatatatatatatatatatatatatatatatatatattatatatatatatatatatatatatatatctctctctctctctccattttatatattaaatactgtatgtaatgcaAAGAATCACTATCAAATTGAGTGTTTGAGATCCTGACATTTGAGTTTAGTTTGGTATTACATTTTACTCCCTTGGAAAATTCTAGCTGTGATTCTGACACAAGGCACTGCAAcaccaaaaaatgtattgtttaacaaGATTTGCGAACTAAtccaaaattactttttaatcttttgtgatggatttcaaatgattttttaaaaaatatttttaatttcagttgtGTTATCCTAGATTTTATTAACAACagttaatacaattttaaattctTTCGGCAACTATGCAATGACATCCAGCAGCATATAAAGAGGACAAGTGCTACTGGTATTTTACTTGTAATTAAAGTATGCCAATTAGGCTGGAGAAAGGGGTGCTTTATCAGTTAAATGTTCAAACCGCTTGCCATTCACATTTTTATAtcacatatctctctctctctctctctctccccctatatatatatatataaaacactcaaGCATACATAatttaacaaagttttaaaaCCTTAATTCAGATGGAGCATTGAGTGATTTCTGTCAGATTCAAAACAGATCAGCTAGTTAGGTTTAacagtgtatttgttttcaaGTGCTTGCTGtagtactacagtacagtactccaATGTCACTGTATATCGTTTAATTAGGTGTACAGAGCCTTGTAGGTTGACAGTCTGTTGAACTTTAATTTAGAAGACAAGCGGATTTCACTGGCTGTTGCTGATTCACTGTTGTCTTCACAGTGAATTACCTACATTTACTATAGGCGATGAAATGTTATTTGTGTAAACTGGGAGAGGTTTGGTGTGCTGGGTGTTGCCTCTTAGAGTCATTTGGAGATGCAGTATCTCAAGGGGTATATCCTTGAGCTTTATTTTCCAATCAGTGTACCTTTCTGCAGTCACTAAAATTGTAAACCTGCCTTAATTTTACATATCCAAGAGAAACCAGGTGCAAAAGTTTCAGGCCACCTACAAATTTCGATACAAAATGAATTTTCTAAATGAAAGTAAAAGCAAGACAGCTGTAAAGTTAGACAGGCTTCAAACAACATGTAATATTTCATGTGCTGTCTGCAGGAAAATTATTCTgtagaaaacaaagaaagcagtGGATGACAAAAGGCACTTTTATAGGACTGATGTTAAGTACCTGCCAGTTATTATTCATATGAATTGAAGGCTGTCAACCAGACAATAAGAAAATTACCTAAGAAAGTGCACTGGAGAGACAGTGAATGAAGTCCTTGTAAGAACAGTGCTACCTAAGCAAAGACTGAAAGGACTAGCAGCAACTAAAGCACTCTGACAAtatctttttgtttcatttacttAAAGTGAATGTTGATAGGTGTGAAAGTTTACGGTTGTGCTTAtctttgttttgtgcatgtttctTTGATGTAAAGTTATGTCTTTTGCCTTTTGAACATTAAAATCCCTTGTATCTACAGACCCATTTTATTTACTACACTttgcagtatactgcagttttccCCCTCTGATTTAATTACCTGGTGCACACACAAATCAGACTATAGAATTAAGTAATTGTAAATTATAGTTTTCAAGacatttcacattgttttagttttgtatttgtcCTGCTTTCACCCACTCCCACCTGTAAATTAATAGGTTCAGCTGCTGTCTTCAATGAATTAAGTTACTTGTGGCCACTTTGTAATGAATTGTGCAACATGAAGCCAGTTATCGTGTAGAGTTTGACAGGCAAAGATGGATGGATGGCCAGACGCTATTTGGCAAAACTGTGAAAGAGAAAGGCTGAAGTGACATTGCCAGTACTGGTATGTTTCAGTCAAAAAACAATTTTAAGGGTTACCGCTAGCAGCTCAAAATTGCCTTTGTTGAGACTATCTGCTTTTTAGGCATAACTATTCTCACTGTAACATAGGCAAATATACAAAAATTGCAATATTGTATCATAGTAACTTACTGCTGAAGCATATGTACAATTGTTATTGACACTGTACCAGTATTTCCCCCCTGGGGCCATGCATCTGAAAAAGCTTCATGAAAACGTTTGTAATTCTGTATGGTAATTGCAGCATACCAAGATTGgtattactttttaaacagcAGGACATTACATCTTTTATGCAAATGAAATCTATTCTTTTTTCTGGCAACGTTGAAGTGACCTTGCAATTGTTTGGGGATAATACGGCAGAGGTAATTCGTGTTGGCCCTCCCCAGTCTTCCCAAGGTTCTGAAGCTGAATGGATTTACTTTCAGAGCAGGGTGATGTATAAAAAAAGCAGTGCAATGCATAGGAGTATGGGAATATTTGCACTCAACGGTCATAAACTGTTTCTTGTTAAAACAGTCTTCTACATCCATagttttccttgttttttgtctttttgatgtcgtGCTGATATCCACTTTGTGTCATTCTGtctaacttttctttttcttcttctagcATCAACATCACGACTTACTTTTACCttaattttgaaagaaatgtataggTATAGCCTCATGATTGGCTGCATTGCTAACAAATGACACCCTATTATTCTCAACAGGCACACCTGTTTACTAGACCACTTTACTTTcagattattttaatgtaaaaagtaCCAAATTACAGACACACTAGTAATCCTATTACCTTAAACTGTTTGCATTCCGCTTGATTGCCAACAAGTGGCCAGTAAACAGTTTGAGAACAGGTGGCCCTCACATGTAGAATCTGTAGGTTTAtcaatttacatttgaaaaatattgtctttttttagaTTTAGAAACAGAGTTAATTATCAGGCAATTCTGCTTGCAAGTGAGCCAATACTCTGCTAATGTATATTcatatggtgtgtgtgtattaaatatatatatatatatttctgactTCAGATAAAGCAAACttaaaatagctgaaatagcatGTAATAGGCTAAGTGAACTGTTTCAACAATTACAAGTACAGTTAAAACTCTTCAACTGACTATATTGTGTTAAATGCAGTCGTTATTTACATTTTGCTATGGACAAAAACGTATATCCTACTCAAAAATATCCTCAAAGGAATGGATCATTTTACAACTTCTGccgaaaatgtaaaaatgaatgcaaatagCTCGCATTATTAGCCAAAACAAACATGGTTCACAATGTTTTGGATCAAAACTACAGAATAGTAAACACTAGGTATATTTCCAttggtggaaaaaaaagaaaaaaaaaaaaaaaaaaaaaaaggtcggcCTGGGACACACACACCTTACTGGAATATGTTTAGAGTATAAATATAGAGCCATATTTTAATATGGAGCAACGTCACTGATAATGTGAAATAAACCATGTAATTGCATTAGGGATTGAAAAGCATAAAGTGAATTAATCtatgtttttttatgaaaaaaaaaaaaaatctaactgaaACCAAAACCCCAAATTTAACTAATCCTGGCACCAGCTCTGAATTGCACAACAAGTTTTTGAGCGAGCACATCTCCACCAGTAACGAAAACCACTGTGcgcttttgtctgtttaaattatttgttaaGATCGGGTCAGTTTGCAAAAATATTTGATGTGATGTCGGCTTTGTTCTATCTTTTACCCTAAAGTCCACATTTTCGAAAGCTCGCTAATACCACACATAAACATATAGAAATAACAATTTACCCggcatttattatagtttttaaaattaCAGCCTACAGAGTTTATATTGGGATAAATACATAAACACGTGTCTataaagtgaaaagaaaaataaataaataaatagacactgTCATTTAACAAAGCCTCGATGTCAGCTTATTCCTTACCATCTTCTATAGGATCTGCAACAACCTGCAAGGTTGCGTATATCACTTGGAAGTATTGGTATTGCATATTCAGTTTAACTATCAAAATGTGCTACAGAGTTTACATCACATTTTGTATCCCTTGTGTTAACCTTTTAAACATACGAAATTAAGTCACATTTTGGTAGTTATTGACTATTTTTTTCGTCATATAgaaaattttaaaatatgttggtACCATTGCAAAAACTACTTAAGTTCCTgtggaatatatattatatatatatgatctataatatatctatatatattatatatatatatatatctatatatatatatatattatatctgctGTTTTAGCAATCTGCTACTTAAAACATTCAACAATTCCCGTATCTCACACATTACTTGTTTAAATTATATAACAATGTAAACTGGTccaactttaaattaaattattagtCTATCTATAGTATACTGCAATTGCATAGAGTTAAAGAACTACATTTGTCCCTTCCTTCGCATT
This Polyodon spathula isolate WHYD16114869_AA chromosome 3, ASM1765450v1, whole genome shotgun sequence DNA region includes the following protein-coding sequences:
- the LOC121313322 gene encoding prostaglandin reductase 3-like, which produces MSIALVTRRVFLAVDGKLRIKNAIFGSGLISAPRRSIVDMSYSTHFMDFKGSSIPSSMRKLVVTKLSPNFREAVSLQTVPVPTPGDGDLLIRNRFVGINASDINYSAGRYDPSVKPPFDAGFEGIGEVVALGLSASASHTVGEVVAYMGDGAFAEYTVVPAKKAVPVPSAKPEFLTLMLSGATAYISLKKLGALSEGEKVFVTAAAGGTGQFAVQFAKRAKCHVIGTCSSDEKAGFLKSIGCDRPINYKTEDIREVLRREYPKGLDVVYESVGGEMFDLAVNRMATKGRLIVIGFISGYQTATGLKPVKTGSLPAKLLQKSAGILGFFLPHYLSEYKVAMKHMLEMFEKGELVCEVDLGEMTPEGKFFGLESVFRAVDYLYLGKNIGKIVVELPHPISSKL